The following coding sequences are from one Solea solea chromosome 11, fSolSol10.1, whole genome shotgun sequence window:
- the LOC131468680 gene encoding PDZ domain-containing protein 4-like isoform X2 has product MGCNMCVVKRQEEQYRVMLQKGWIQSLRPLDRNGNMKVRGRRTSQPPLDRPQNSQEPLQQHSSVRKSHRKKGTLVCSGNGTRSSSLSSVAMVAIPNCVDNATQTDISFQNIVTTGRSRGHRGGSSSSPPPPPPSPPLPHLQGPYGISEFCVFEYNDPNDYFDVSHHEVDRQDDLEYEEVELFKSSQQEKLGLTVCYRTEDEDDLGIYVGEVNPNSIAAKNGRIREGDRILQINGVDINNREEAVAILSRDDSINFSLLLARPDTENENPAEDDMDVDVDTTLTLEDGLFQTNPQASVCCLNSAHVPGYYRLHRDRGRGGREVEVEDEDNEDDGDRGEKEDREPPVPLPPLLSLAPLLSNSQELDSGVGRTDDSTRCEELSEQDLQGEQTSACNSSTTNTPGSTRKFRAGPSPRPSPRPSPRPSPRPSPRPSPGLGPSPRPSPSPGHGRGDTTPPFLHLRDLQLSSDSLPGLDWTAGGGAGGGTVCSPHHHHKHFHHHHHQPPLTMMMMMMPGLTEEECQRYQELLEVKCQYERHNNKQQRDAATKGHKVAAEDEGRDEEEEEREEDATASSSSVVDLNCNETFSEHEMALIEEELRHLEFKCRNILRAQKMQQLRERCLKAWMMEEETTAAGAARTEAEMVNDEEDDEEDDPHHHELSAINELPERERSDDRDSTSAYNTGGESCRSTPLVSTEKIPPLQEEEAEERERGRRRLMSPPPLLPPLSSPLTPRRHRRDKERRHSNLSCSFSPSSYRKYDVTGSGGASGSSSTPSTPSKFRSLTREAGSSSRRSVADRGQGSRADGAPTRPGGGSAESSPYFSRRHHSPLERYQSCMALPSDTLVVPLDCVRDRARADGEERGRGTGSSGPASPRSVNSAPCGLEERHTSASRLGLALPLALTQSSPTTSPQRVEWKVKIRSDGTRYVAKRPVRDRLLKARAIKIREERSGMTTDDDAASEMKQGRYWSKEERKQQLLRAREYRRRREFMMQSRLDYLRGDREHSPSTGSTLERCSPRGARLRPQQESLSNSNNILSLSQKKVMKKRNRRILDNWITIQELLAHGSRSPDGKKIYNPLLSVTTV; this is encoded by the exons ATGGGCTGCAACATGTGTGTGGTGAAGCGACAGGAGGAGCAGTACCGGGTCATGCTGCAG AAAGGCTGGATTCAGTCCCTGCGGCCGTTGGACAGAAATGGAAACATGAAG GTCCGAGGACGGAGGACATCTCAGCCTCCGTTAGACAGACCACAAAACTCCCAGGAGCCTTTGCAGCAACACAGCTCAGTGCGTAAGAGTCACAGGAAGAAag gTACGCTTGTGTGCAGCGGAAACGGGACCAgaagctcctccctctcctctgttgccatggtgGCGATTCCCAACTGTGTGGACAACGCCACGCAGACGGACATCAGCTTCCAGAACATTGTGACCACGGGGAGgagcagaggtcacagaggaggctcttcctcctcccctccaccacctcccccttctcctcccctccctcaccTCCAGGGACCGTACGGCATCAGTGAATT CTGCGTGTTTGAGTACAACGATCCCAACGACTACTTTGACGTCTCGCATCACGAGGTGGACAGACAGGACGACCTGGAGTACGAG gaGGTGGAGCTGTTCAAGTCTAGTCAGCAGGAGAAGCTGGGTCTGACCGTGTGCTACAGGACAGAAGACGAGGACGACCTGGGCATCTATGTCGGAGAG GTGAATCCAAACAGCATCGCAGCTAAAAACGGACGAATCAGAGAAGGCGACAGGATATTACAG ATAAACGGAGTGGACATTAACAACAGAGAAGAGGCCGTCGCCATTTTGTCCAGAGACGACAGCATCaacttctctctgctgctggctCGACCGGACACTGAG AATGAAAATCCTGCGGAAGACGACAtggacgtggacgtggacaCGACTCTGACTCTGGAGGACGGTCTTTTCCAGACTAACCCTCAAGCCTCAGTCTGCTGCCTCAACTCAGCTCATGTCCCTGGGTACTATCGTCTCCACCGAgacagaggacgaggaggacgagaggTGGAAGTGGAGGATGAAGACAATGAAGACGacggagacagaggagagaaggaggacaGGGAGCCGCCcgtccccctccctcctctgctgaGTCTGGCTCCACTTCTGTCCAACAGCCAGGAGCTGGACAGCGGCGTGGGACGCACggacgacagcacccgctgtgAGGAGCTGTCTGAGCAGGATCTGCAGGGAGAGCAGACCAGCGCCTGTAACTCCAGCACCACCAACACACCGGGCAGCACCAGGAAGTTCAGAGCAGGACCCAGTCCCAG ACCGAGTCCCAGACCGAGTCCCAGACCGAGTCCCAGACCGAGTCCTAGACCCAGTCCTGGTCTCGGTCCAAGCCCCAGACCAAGCCCCAGTCCGGGTCATGGACGTGGAGACACCACGCCCCCTTTCCTCCACCTGCGAGACCTTCAGCTCAGCTCAGACTCTCTGCCCGGCCTCGACTGGACAGCAGGGGGCGGGGCAGGGGGCGGGACTGTGTGCagccctcaccaccaccacaag CACttccaccaccatcaccaccagcCGCCGCtgaccatgatgatgatgatgatgccggGCCTGACGGAGGAAGAGTGTCAGCGAtaccaggagctgctggaggtcAAGTGTCAGTACgagagacacaacaacaaacagcagagagacGCGGCAACCAAAGGTCACAAGGTCGCGGCTGAGGACGAGGGGCGggacgaggaggaagaagagagggaggaggacgccacagcttcttcttcttctgtggtggaCTTGAACTGCAACGAGACCTTCAGCGAGCACGAGATGGCGCTGATCGAGGAGGAGCTGCGCCACCTGGAGTTTAAGTGCCGCAATATTCTGCGAGCACAGAAGatgcagcagctcagagagagaTGTCTGAAAGCctggatgatggaggaggagacgacGGCGGCAGGAGCAGCACGGACAGAAGCCg AAATGGTTAACGATgaagaggacgatgaagaggacGACCCTCACCATCACGAGTTGTCGGCCATCAACGAGCTCCCGGAGCGCGAGCGCTCAGACGACAGAGACAGCACCAGCGCCTACAACACGGGAGGAGAGAGCTGCCGCAGCACGCCGCTCGTCAGCACCGAGAAGATCCCGCCtcttcaggaggaggaggcggaggaacGCGAGAGAGGACGGCGACGGCTCATGTCTCcgccccctctcctcccccctctgagCTCCCCGCTAACGCCGCGGCGTCACAGGCGTGACAAAGAGAGACGTCACTCCAACCTCAGCTGCTCCTTTTCcccgagcagctacaggaagtaCGACGTGACTGGTTCAGGCGGGGCCAGTGGCTCAAGCTCCACCCCCTCCACACCGTCAAAGTTCAG aTCGTTGACCAGAGAGGCGGGGTCATCTTCAAGAAGGAGTGTGGCTGATAGAGGGCAGGGCTCCAGAGCAG aCGGAGCCCCCACCAGGCCTGGAGGTGGAAGTGCAGAGTCCAGTCCTTACTTCAGCAGACGACACCACAGTCCACTAGAGCGATACCAGAGCTGCATGGCCCTGCCCTCCGACACCCTCGTCGTCCCTCTGGACTGCGTGAGGGACAGAGCGAGGGCCGACGgcgaggagagggggaggggcacGGGCAGTAGCGGACCGGCCAGTCCCAGGAGCgtaaacagtgccccctgtggCCTGGAGGAGCGCCACACAAGTGCCTCGCGGTTAGGACTGGCCTTACCGCTCGCGTTGACGCAGTCGTCACCAACGACCTCGCCACAGCGTGTGGAGTGGAAG GTGAAGATCCGCAGTGACGGCACGCGCTACGTGGCCAAGCGTCCGGTCCGGGATCGTCTTCTGAAGGCCAGAGCCATAAAGATCAGAGAGGAACGCAGCGGCATGACGACCGACGACGACGCCGCCAGCGAGATGAAGCAG GGTCGATACTGGagcaaagaggagaggaagcagcagctgctccgAGCGCGAGAATATCGACGCAGGCGAGAGTTCATGATGCAAAGTCGCCTCGACTACCTCAGAGGAGACAG GGAACATTCACCGTCCACAGGaagtacactggagcgctgctCCCCTCGCGGCGCTCGGCTCCGCCCCCAGCAAGAGTCGctcagcaacagcaacaacattcTGTCATTGAGTCAGAAGAaggtgatgaagaagaggaaccGCAGAATCCTGGACAACTGGATCACCATCCAGGAGCTGCTGGCTCATGGCTCCAGGTCCCCGGACGGAAAGAAGATCTACAATCCACTGCTGTCTGTCACCACAGTGTGa
- the LOC131468680 gene encoding PDZ domain-containing protein 4-like isoform X3 — protein MGCNMCVVKRQEEQYRVMLQQKGWIQSLRPLDRNGNMKVRGRRTSQPPLDRPQNSQEPLQQHSSVRKSHRKKGTLVCSGNGTRSSSLSSVAMVAIPNCVDNATQTDISFQNIVTTGRSRGHRGGSSSSPPPPPPSPPLPHLQGPYGISEFCVFEYNDPNDYFDVSHHEVDRQDDLEYEEVELFKSSQQEKLGLTVCYRTEDEDDLGIYVGEVNPNSIAAKNGRIREGDRILQINGVDINNREEAVAILSRDDSINFSLLLARPDTENENPAEDDMDVDVDTTLTLEDGLFQTNPQASVCCLNSAHVPGYYRLHRDRGRGGREVEVEDEDNEDDGDRGEKEDREPPVPLPPLLSLAPLLSNSQELDSGVGRTDDSTRCEELSEQDLQGEQTSACNSSTTNTPGSTRKFRAGPSPRPSPRPSPRPSPRPSPGLGPSPRPSPSPGHGRGDTTPPFLHLRDLQLSSDSLPGLDWTAGGGAGGGTVCSPHHHHKHFHHHHHQPPLTMMMMMMPGLTEEECQRYQELLEVKCQYERHNNKQQRDAATKGHKVAAEDEGRDEEEEEREEDATASSSSVVDLNCNETFSEHEMALIEEELRHLEFKCRNILRAQKMQQLRERCLKAWMMEEETTAAGAARTEAEMVNDEEDDEEDDPHHHELSAINELPERERSDDRDSTSAYNTGGESCRSTPLVSTEKIPPLQEEEAEERERGRRRLMSPPPLLPPLSSPLTPRRHRRDKERRHSNLSCSFSPSSYRKYDVTGSGGASGSSSTPSTPSKFRSLTREAGSSSRRSVADRGQGSRADGAPTRPGGGSAESSPYFSRRHHSPLERYQSCMALPSDTLVVPLDCVRDRARADGEERGRGTGSSGPASPRSVNSAPCGLEERHTSASRLGLALPLALTQSSPTTSPQRVEWKVKIRSDGTRYVAKRPVRDRLLKARAIKIREERSGMTTDDDAASEMKQGRYWSKEERKQQLLRAREYRRRREFMMQSRLDYLRGDREHSPSTGSTLERCSPRGARLRPQQESLSNSNNILSLSQKKVMKKRNRRILDNWITIQELLAHGSRSPDGKKIYNPLLSVTTV, from the exons ATGGGCTGCAACATGTGTGTGGTGAAGCGACAGGAGGAGCAGTACCGGGTCATGCTGCAG cAGAAAGGCTGGATTCAGTCCCTGCGGCCGTTGGACAGAAATGGAAACATGAAG GTCCGAGGACGGAGGACATCTCAGCCTCCGTTAGACAGACCACAAAACTCCCAGGAGCCTTTGCAGCAACACAGCTCAGTGCGTAAGAGTCACAGGAAGAAag gTACGCTTGTGTGCAGCGGAAACGGGACCAgaagctcctccctctcctctgttgccatggtgGCGATTCCCAACTGTGTGGACAACGCCACGCAGACGGACATCAGCTTCCAGAACATTGTGACCACGGGGAGgagcagaggtcacagaggaggctcttcctcctcccctccaccacctcccccttctcctcccctccctcaccTCCAGGGACCGTACGGCATCAGTGAATT CTGCGTGTTTGAGTACAACGATCCCAACGACTACTTTGACGTCTCGCATCACGAGGTGGACAGACAGGACGACCTGGAGTACGAG gaGGTGGAGCTGTTCAAGTCTAGTCAGCAGGAGAAGCTGGGTCTGACCGTGTGCTACAGGACAGAAGACGAGGACGACCTGGGCATCTATGTCGGAGAG GTGAATCCAAACAGCATCGCAGCTAAAAACGGACGAATCAGAGAAGGCGACAGGATATTACAG ATAAACGGAGTGGACATTAACAACAGAGAAGAGGCCGTCGCCATTTTGTCCAGAGACGACAGCATCaacttctctctgctgctggctCGACCGGACACTGAG AATGAAAATCCTGCGGAAGACGACAtggacgtggacgtggacaCGACTCTGACTCTGGAGGACGGTCTTTTCCAGACTAACCCTCAAGCCTCAGTCTGCTGCCTCAACTCAGCTCATGTCCCTGGGTACTATCGTCTCCACCGAgacagaggacgaggaggacgagaggTGGAAGTGGAGGATGAAGACAATGAAGACGacggagacagaggagagaaggaggacaGGGAGCCGCCcgtccccctccctcctctgctgaGTCTGGCTCCACTTCTGTCCAACAGCCAGGAGCTGGACAGCGGCGTGGGACGCACggacgacagcacccgctgtgAGGAGCTGTCTGAGCAGGATCTGCAGGGAGAGCAGACCAGCGCCTGTAACTCCAGCACCACCAACACACCGGGCAGCACCAGGAAGTTCAGAGCAGGACCCAGTCCCAG ACCGAGTCCCAGACCGAGTCCCAGACCGAGTCCTAGACCCAGTCCTGGTCTCGGTCCAAGCCCCAGACCAAGCCCCAGTCCGGGTCATGGACGTGGAGACACCACGCCCCCTTTCCTCCACCTGCGAGACCTTCAGCTCAGCTCAGACTCTCTGCCCGGCCTCGACTGGACAGCAGGGGGCGGGGCAGGGGGCGGGACTGTGTGCagccctcaccaccaccacaag CACttccaccaccatcaccaccagcCGCCGCtgaccatgatgatgatgatgatgccggGCCTGACGGAGGAAGAGTGTCAGCGAtaccaggagctgctggaggtcAAGTGTCAGTACgagagacacaacaacaaacagcagagagacGCGGCAACCAAAGGTCACAAGGTCGCGGCTGAGGACGAGGGGCGggacgaggaggaagaagagagggaggaggacgccacagcttcttcttcttctgtggtggaCTTGAACTGCAACGAGACCTTCAGCGAGCACGAGATGGCGCTGATCGAGGAGGAGCTGCGCCACCTGGAGTTTAAGTGCCGCAATATTCTGCGAGCACAGAAGatgcagcagctcagagagagaTGTCTGAAAGCctggatgatggaggaggagacgacGGCGGCAGGAGCAGCACGGACAGAAGCCg AAATGGTTAACGATgaagaggacgatgaagaggacGACCCTCACCATCACGAGTTGTCGGCCATCAACGAGCTCCCGGAGCGCGAGCGCTCAGACGACAGAGACAGCACCAGCGCCTACAACACGGGAGGAGAGAGCTGCCGCAGCACGCCGCTCGTCAGCACCGAGAAGATCCCGCCtcttcaggaggaggaggcggaggaacGCGAGAGAGGACGGCGACGGCTCATGTCTCcgccccctctcctcccccctctgagCTCCCCGCTAACGCCGCGGCGTCACAGGCGTGACAAAGAGAGACGTCACTCCAACCTCAGCTGCTCCTTTTCcccgagcagctacaggaagtaCGACGTGACTGGTTCAGGCGGGGCCAGTGGCTCAAGCTCCACCCCCTCCACACCGTCAAAGTTCAG aTCGTTGACCAGAGAGGCGGGGTCATCTTCAAGAAGGAGTGTGGCTGATAGAGGGCAGGGCTCCAGAGCAG aCGGAGCCCCCACCAGGCCTGGAGGTGGAAGTGCAGAGTCCAGTCCTTACTTCAGCAGACGACACCACAGTCCACTAGAGCGATACCAGAGCTGCATGGCCCTGCCCTCCGACACCCTCGTCGTCCCTCTGGACTGCGTGAGGGACAGAGCGAGGGCCGACGgcgaggagagggggaggggcacGGGCAGTAGCGGACCGGCCAGTCCCAGGAGCgtaaacagtgccccctgtggCCTGGAGGAGCGCCACACAAGTGCCTCGCGGTTAGGACTGGCCTTACCGCTCGCGTTGACGCAGTCGTCACCAACGACCTCGCCACAGCGTGTGGAGTGGAAG GTGAAGATCCGCAGTGACGGCACGCGCTACGTGGCCAAGCGTCCGGTCCGGGATCGTCTTCTGAAGGCCAGAGCCATAAAGATCAGAGAGGAACGCAGCGGCATGACGACCGACGACGACGCCGCCAGCGAGATGAAGCAG GGTCGATACTGGagcaaagaggagaggaagcagcagctgctccgAGCGCGAGAATATCGACGCAGGCGAGAGTTCATGATGCAAAGTCGCCTCGACTACCTCAGAGGAGACAG GGAACATTCACCGTCCACAGGaagtacactggagcgctgctCCCCTCGCGGCGCTCGGCTCCGCCCCCAGCAAGAGTCGctcagcaacagcaacaacattcTGTCATTGAGTCAGAAGAaggtgatgaagaagaggaaccGCAGAATCCTGGACAACTGGATCACCATCCAGGAGCTGCTGGCTCATGGCTCCAGGTCCCCGGACGGAAAGAAGATCTACAATCCACTGCTGTCTGTCACCACAGTGTGa
- the LOC131468680 gene encoding PDZ domain-containing protein 4-like isoform X1 — protein MGCNMCVVKRQEEQYRVMLQQKGWIQSLRPLDRNGNMKVRGRRTSQPPLDRPQNSQEPLQQHSSVRKSHRKKGTLVCSGNGTRSSSLSSVAMVAIPNCVDNATQTDISFQNIVTTGRSRGHRGGSSSSPPPPPPSPPLPHLQGPYGISEFCVFEYNDPNDYFDVSHHEVDRQDDLEYEEVELFKSSQQEKLGLTVCYRTEDEDDLGIYVGEVNPNSIAAKNGRIREGDRILQINGVDINNREEAVAILSRDDSINFSLLLARPDTENENPAEDDMDVDVDTTLTLEDGLFQTNPQASVCCLNSAHVPGYYRLHRDRGRGGREVEVEDEDNEDDGDRGEKEDREPPVPLPPLLSLAPLLSNSQELDSGVGRTDDSTRCEELSEQDLQGEQTSACNSSTTNTPGSTRKFRAGPSPRPSPRPSPRPSPRPSPRPSPGLGPSPRPSPSPGHGRGDTTPPFLHLRDLQLSSDSLPGLDWTAGGGAGGGTVCSPHHHHKHFHHHHHQPPLTMMMMMMPGLTEEECQRYQELLEVKCQYERHNNKQQRDAATKGHKVAAEDEGRDEEEEEREEDATASSSSVVDLNCNETFSEHEMALIEEELRHLEFKCRNILRAQKMQQLRERCLKAWMMEEETTAAGAARTEAEMVNDEEDDEEDDPHHHELSAINELPERERSDDRDSTSAYNTGGESCRSTPLVSTEKIPPLQEEEAEERERGRRRLMSPPPLLPPLSSPLTPRRHRRDKERRHSNLSCSFSPSSYRKYDVTGSGGASGSSSTPSTPSKFRSLTREAGSSSRRSVADRGQGSRADGAPTRPGGGSAESSPYFSRRHHSPLERYQSCMALPSDTLVVPLDCVRDRARADGEERGRGTGSSGPASPRSVNSAPCGLEERHTSASRLGLALPLALTQSSPTTSPQRVEWKVKIRSDGTRYVAKRPVRDRLLKARAIKIREERSGMTTDDDAASEMKQGRYWSKEERKQQLLRAREYRRRREFMMQSRLDYLRGDREHSPSTGSTLERCSPRGARLRPQQESLSNSNNILSLSQKKVMKKRNRRILDNWITIQELLAHGSRSPDGKKIYNPLLSVTTV, from the exons ATGGGCTGCAACATGTGTGTGGTGAAGCGACAGGAGGAGCAGTACCGGGTCATGCTGCAG cAGAAAGGCTGGATTCAGTCCCTGCGGCCGTTGGACAGAAATGGAAACATGAAG GTCCGAGGACGGAGGACATCTCAGCCTCCGTTAGACAGACCACAAAACTCCCAGGAGCCTTTGCAGCAACACAGCTCAGTGCGTAAGAGTCACAGGAAGAAag gTACGCTTGTGTGCAGCGGAAACGGGACCAgaagctcctccctctcctctgttgccatggtgGCGATTCCCAACTGTGTGGACAACGCCACGCAGACGGACATCAGCTTCCAGAACATTGTGACCACGGGGAGgagcagaggtcacagaggaggctcttcctcctcccctccaccacctcccccttctcctcccctccctcaccTCCAGGGACCGTACGGCATCAGTGAATT CTGCGTGTTTGAGTACAACGATCCCAACGACTACTTTGACGTCTCGCATCACGAGGTGGACAGACAGGACGACCTGGAGTACGAG gaGGTGGAGCTGTTCAAGTCTAGTCAGCAGGAGAAGCTGGGTCTGACCGTGTGCTACAGGACAGAAGACGAGGACGACCTGGGCATCTATGTCGGAGAG GTGAATCCAAACAGCATCGCAGCTAAAAACGGACGAATCAGAGAAGGCGACAGGATATTACAG ATAAACGGAGTGGACATTAACAACAGAGAAGAGGCCGTCGCCATTTTGTCCAGAGACGACAGCATCaacttctctctgctgctggctCGACCGGACACTGAG AATGAAAATCCTGCGGAAGACGACAtggacgtggacgtggacaCGACTCTGACTCTGGAGGACGGTCTTTTCCAGACTAACCCTCAAGCCTCAGTCTGCTGCCTCAACTCAGCTCATGTCCCTGGGTACTATCGTCTCCACCGAgacagaggacgaggaggacgagaggTGGAAGTGGAGGATGAAGACAATGAAGACGacggagacagaggagagaaggaggacaGGGAGCCGCCcgtccccctccctcctctgctgaGTCTGGCTCCACTTCTGTCCAACAGCCAGGAGCTGGACAGCGGCGTGGGACGCACggacgacagcacccgctgtgAGGAGCTGTCTGAGCAGGATCTGCAGGGAGAGCAGACCAGCGCCTGTAACTCCAGCACCACCAACACACCGGGCAGCACCAGGAAGTTCAGAGCAGGACCCAGTCCCAG ACCGAGTCCCAGACCGAGTCCCAGACCGAGTCCCAGACCGAGTCCTAGACCCAGTCCTGGTCTCGGTCCAAGCCCCAGACCAAGCCCCAGTCCGGGTCATGGACGTGGAGACACCACGCCCCCTTTCCTCCACCTGCGAGACCTTCAGCTCAGCTCAGACTCTCTGCCCGGCCTCGACTGGACAGCAGGGGGCGGGGCAGGGGGCGGGACTGTGTGCagccctcaccaccaccacaag CACttccaccaccatcaccaccagcCGCCGCtgaccatgatgatgatgatgatgccggGCCTGACGGAGGAAGAGTGTCAGCGAtaccaggagctgctggaggtcAAGTGTCAGTACgagagacacaacaacaaacagcagagagacGCGGCAACCAAAGGTCACAAGGTCGCGGCTGAGGACGAGGGGCGggacgaggaggaagaagagagggaggaggacgccacagcttcttcttcttctgtggtggaCTTGAACTGCAACGAGACCTTCAGCGAGCACGAGATGGCGCTGATCGAGGAGGAGCTGCGCCACCTGGAGTTTAAGTGCCGCAATATTCTGCGAGCACAGAAGatgcagcagctcagagagagaTGTCTGAAAGCctggatgatggaggaggagacgacGGCGGCAGGAGCAGCACGGACAGAAGCCg AAATGGTTAACGATgaagaggacgatgaagaggacGACCCTCACCATCACGAGTTGTCGGCCATCAACGAGCTCCCGGAGCGCGAGCGCTCAGACGACAGAGACAGCACCAGCGCCTACAACACGGGAGGAGAGAGCTGCCGCAGCACGCCGCTCGTCAGCACCGAGAAGATCCCGCCtcttcaggaggaggaggcggaggaacGCGAGAGAGGACGGCGACGGCTCATGTCTCcgccccctctcctcccccctctgagCTCCCCGCTAACGCCGCGGCGTCACAGGCGTGACAAAGAGAGACGTCACTCCAACCTCAGCTGCTCCTTTTCcccgagcagctacaggaagtaCGACGTGACTGGTTCAGGCGGGGCCAGTGGCTCAAGCTCCACCCCCTCCACACCGTCAAAGTTCAG aTCGTTGACCAGAGAGGCGGGGTCATCTTCAAGAAGGAGTGTGGCTGATAGAGGGCAGGGCTCCAGAGCAG aCGGAGCCCCCACCAGGCCTGGAGGTGGAAGTGCAGAGTCCAGTCCTTACTTCAGCAGACGACACCACAGTCCACTAGAGCGATACCAGAGCTGCATGGCCCTGCCCTCCGACACCCTCGTCGTCCCTCTGGACTGCGTGAGGGACAGAGCGAGGGCCGACGgcgaggagagggggaggggcacGGGCAGTAGCGGACCGGCCAGTCCCAGGAGCgtaaacagtgccccctgtggCCTGGAGGAGCGCCACACAAGTGCCTCGCGGTTAGGACTGGCCTTACCGCTCGCGTTGACGCAGTCGTCACCAACGACCTCGCCACAGCGTGTGGAGTGGAAG GTGAAGATCCGCAGTGACGGCACGCGCTACGTGGCCAAGCGTCCGGTCCGGGATCGTCTTCTGAAGGCCAGAGCCATAAAGATCAGAGAGGAACGCAGCGGCATGACGACCGACGACGACGCCGCCAGCGAGATGAAGCAG GGTCGATACTGGagcaaagaggagaggaagcagcagctgctccgAGCGCGAGAATATCGACGCAGGCGAGAGTTCATGATGCAAAGTCGCCTCGACTACCTCAGAGGAGACAG GGAACATTCACCGTCCACAGGaagtacactggagcgctgctCCCCTCGCGGCGCTCGGCTCCGCCCCCAGCAAGAGTCGctcagcaacagcaacaacattcTGTCATTGAGTCAGAAGAaggtgatgaagaagaggaaccGCAGAATCCTGGACAACTGGATCACCATCCAGGAGCTGCTGGCTCATGGCTCCAGGTCCCCGGACGGAAAGAAGATCTACAATCCACTGCTGTCTGTCACCACAGTGTGa